A window of the Natranaerobius trueperi genome harbors these coding sequences:
- a CDS encoding diacylglycerol kinase family protein produces the protein MNYKFKFTQKPKDAGNLVSSLIKEGCCKIIIIGGDVTLHEAINGQNIDFRKVTLGIIPTGTMTL, from the coding sequence ATAAACTATAAATTTAAATTTACTCAAAAACCCAAAGATGCTGGAAACCTAGTGTCATCACTCATCAAAGAGGGTTGTTGTAAAATAATAATTATAGGTGGAGATGTGACTCTTCATGAAGCAATTAATGGACAAAATATAGATTTTAGAAAGGTAACACTTGGGATAATACCTACAGGCACGATGACTTTATAA
- a CDS encoding MoaD/ThiS family protein yields the protein MKTSNKTFELSGSKKVSEILKELDLNSESVLVVKDGELLTRDRLVKDEEIIEIISVVSGG from the coding sequence ATGAAAACAAGTAACAAAACATTTGAATTATCTGGAAGTAAAAAAGTTTCTGAAATACTCAAGGAATTAGACTTAAACTCAGAATCTGTACTTGTAGTTAAAGATGGTGAACTTCTTACTCGCGATCGATTAGTAAAGGATGAAGAAATTATAGAGATTATTTCAGTAGTTTCTGGTGGCTAA
- a CDS encoding TIGR02452 family protein: MTSRERRAKVAKDTLEIIDQGGYYNNNNSWVDIKEFIQRSIANTELFSPHKLQSIEKKIIEQNLIHKEDDFYPIEVTTEDTLAAANRLYVNGYNPVCLNFASAINPGGGFLNGNSAQEESLCRVSSLYSSINSKKEFYVANKAFSSALYTDYMIYSPEVPVFRDINDTLLDKPFYTSFITAPAVNAKIVTTQEPENINLIEIIMRSRISKIISLASFLGHDSIVLGAFGCGVFENDVNDVARYFEENLKNKAILFNKIVFAILGDSNNPTYKIFKKTLLNS, encoded by the coding sequence ATGACTTCTAGAGAAAGAAGGGCTAAAGTAGCTAAAGATACTTTAGAAATTATTGATCAAGGTGGCTACTACAATAACAATAATTCATGGGTTGATATTAAAGAGTTCATTCAAAGAAGTATTGCAAATACTGAACTATTTAGCCCTCATAAATTACAATCTATAGAAAAAAAGATTATAGAACAGAATTTAATACATAAAGAAGATGATTTTTACCCAATCGAAGTAACTACTGAAGATACCTTAGCAGCTGCAAATCGATTATATGTAAATGGTTATAACCCAGTTTGTCTTAATTTTGCTTCTGCTATTAATCCAGGTGGAGGTTTTTTAAATGGAAACAGTGCTCAAGAAGAAAGTCTTTGTAGAGTTTCTAGTCTATATAGTAGTATCAATAGTAAAAAAGAATTTTATGTAGCAAATAAAGCTTTTTCTTCTGCACTATATACCGATTATATGATTTATTCCCCAGAAGTACCTGTATTTCGAGATATAAATGATACTCTTCTTGATAAACCTTTTTACACTTCTTTCATAACAGCTCCAGCGGTTAATGCTAAAATAGTAACAACTCAAGAACCTGAAAATATCAATTTGATTGAAATTATTATGAGAAGTCGAATTAGCAAAATTATTAGTTTAGCTTCTTTTCTTGGCCATGATTCTATTGTTCTTGGAGCATTTGGTTGTGGTGTTTTTGAAAATGATGTTAATGATGTAGCAAGATACTTCGAAGAGAATCTAAAGAATAAGGCAATTTTATTCAACAAAATTGTGTTTGCTATTTTAGGAGATTCAAACAATCCAACTTATAAGATTTTTAAAAAAACTCTATTAAACAGTTGA
- a CDS encoding isopentenyl transferase family protein yields the protein MSEIYALYGKSGTGKSHRAISIAYKYNIPLIIDDGLLIYKGKRIDGSVSGKQEKNKIKAVKRAIFDNKDYAKQMKEKINKTNPDKILIIGTSKNMINKIVKHLELNSPGHWIDINTITTTQERIRAKNHRSRGRHVVPLSPVEVRKNFRVPLLDQLKLMITSKGSTKYLGEQSVVKPEFHSLGGVFIKEKALQDMTFFTLQQQINLNNIKNIKITSTESNTLIEVQVSLNLDVPFHVLGDKLKNVLKHTLTNLTGLDNLQVKMIISEVDFSKEKPQISSSGI from the coding sequence TTGTCTGAAATATACGCTCTATATGGAAAGAGTGGTACTGGTAAAAGCCACCGAGCTATTAGCATCGCTTATAAATATAATATTCCACTAATTATCGATGATGGATTACTTATATATAAAGGAAAGAGAATCGATGGATCTGTTTCAGGAAAACAAGAAAAAAATAAAATAAAAGCAGTAAAACGTGCTATTTTTGACAATAAAGATTACGCAAAACAAATGAAAGAAAAAATTAATAAAACCAATCCAGATAAAATTTTAATTATCGGAACTTCAAAAAATATGATTAATAAAATAGTAAAACATCTAGAACTAAACTCTCCTGGTCACTGGATAGACATTAATACAATAACTACTACTCAAGAACGAATAAGAGCAAAAAATCATCGAAGTAGAGGACGGCATGTTGTCCCCCTTTCTCCCGTTGAAGTCAGAAAGAATTTTAGGGTACCTTTACTAGACCAGTTAAAATTAATGATTACTAGCAAAGGGTCTACTAAATATTTAGGTGAACAATCTGTTGTTAAACCAGAGTTTCATTCATTGGGTGGTGTTTTTATAAAGGAAAAAGCACTACAAGATATGACATTTTTTACACTTCAACAACAAATTAACTTAAATAATATTAAGAATATCAAAATCACTTCAACAGAATCTAACACACTTATAGAGGTACAAGTTTCTTTAAACTTAGATGTACCTTTCCATGTTTTAGGTGATAAGCTAAAAAACGTACTAAAACATACATTAACAAATTTAACTGGGTTAGATAACCTTCAAGTTAAAATGATTATATCAGAAGTAGACTTTTCAAAAGAAAAGCCACAAATAAGTAGTTCAGGAATTTAA
- a CDS encoding helix-turn-helix domain-containing protein has protein sequence MDYFNDTPTSRKNKHLNDFERGKIELLHKQGYSPYAIAKL, from the coding sequence ATGGATTACTTTAATGATACACCAACTTCCCGCAAGAATAAACATCTAAATGATTTCGAGCGAGGAAAAATTGAGTTACTACATAAGCAAGGCTACAGCCCATACGCTATTGCTAAACTTTAA